In Nisaea acidiphila, the DNA window GCCCGGCTTTCGGATTCGAACAGCTTGCGCAGTTTGGAGCGGGCTTCCAGCGCACCGGCCTCCAGAATGACGAGACTGTCCCCGGTCTCGGCCCCAAGCGCCAGTTCCGCTGCCGGGGTGACGACGTCCGTAGCGCCCCGCAGCCGCACCAGCCGCCGCCCGCCGGTGAGCGAGATGGCCGCCGCCTCGTCGGCAATCCTGCTCGGTTCTTCCTTCAGGTTTTCCGGAGTAAGGTCGGCAACCTGAAACGGGTCCGACAGATCCTCGACGACGGTCTTCGCAATCCTGTCCGAAACCTCGCGCACCTGGCCGCCATCCGGTCCGTAGATCAGGACGGCCCGGACATGTTCGGGCGGGCGGCGGATGAAACCGGCAATCTCATTGGATTTCAGCTTCATCGATCCTCCGGATCAGGTGCCGCGGAGACGGTTGAAATAGAGTCCGAGCCGGAGCCGGATGTCCTCGCTGATCTCGTCGGCGGCGCGCCGGCGGGCGTCCTTCTCCGCGGCAAGGTCGGCGAAATCGGAATCCACCCGGTTGAAGGTCGTGGTTGATTCCGACTGGCCGCGCTGCACCGGTTTTCCGGTCTGCAGGTCGACCAGGGCAAAAGTGGCGACCATCCGGAGCTTGGAATAGGTCGAGGTCGCGTCTTTCAGGATGACCAGATTGGTCCGGGTCTCGTTGAGCCCGATATCCAGCCGGTAGCGCGGTTGCGACGGAACTCCGCGCGGCGTCAACTTGTCACGCAGACTGTTCCGCAACAGCTGTCCGGCGCGGTCCGGAATCGGAGAGATTTTGATCACGGCCAGATCCGACGTCACCGCACTCTGCCGCCCGTTCTCTCCGGCCCGCTTTCCGTATACCGGCTGAAAGCCGCAGGCCCCGAGAACCAGGAGCAGCAGGAGGGCGGCGGAGGGAAGAACTCTAGGCAACGATATTCACAATCTTGTTCGGGACCACGATCACCCGGCGCGGCGGCTTGCCATCCAGGATCTTCTGGACATTCTCAAGGCCAAGGGCAGCCTCCTCCACACCGGACTTATCCGCATCGCGTGCAGCTTCTATGGTTCCGCGCAACTTCCCGTTGACCTGTACGGCGATGGTAAGCGTGTCATCGCGTACCAAATCCTCGTTAAAGGCGGGCCAGGCCACGTCCGTCAGCAAGCCTTCGCCGCCGAGTTCGACCCAAAGCTCCTCAGCGATATGCGGAACCATCGGCTCGATCAGGCGAACAAGGGTCTCGTAACCGTAACGGCGGGCCCAGGCGGAACCCTCGTCATCGCCGTCGAGATCGGCGAGCGTGTTGCTGAGCTCGCGGACCTGGGCGACGGCGGTGTTGAAGCGGAACCGTTCGACCGCCTCGCCGATGCCCTTGATTGCCTTGTGCACGGCCTTTTCGGCGGATTCCGCCTTGCCGGACAGCTCGGCCGGTCGAGCTGTCCCATGTGGTGCGAAGGGTTTCGCCGGTTCGGTGATCAGGCGCCAGAGACGGCTGAGATACCGCCACGCGCCCTCAACCCCGGCTTCCGTCCATTCCAGATCCCGCTCGGGCGGGGAGTCGGACAGCATGAAGAGGCGTGCAGTATCGGCACCGTAGGCGCCGATGATATTTTCCGGGTCGACCACGTTGCGCTTCGACTTGCTCATCTTCTCGATGCGGCCGGTCTTGACCGGAGCGCCGTCGGCGACGGTCACATACCCGGAACCTTCCTTGCGCACCTCGGTCGGGAACAGCCAAGCGCCGTTCTGGTCCTTGTAGGTCTCGTGGCAGACCATGCCCTGGGTCATCAGACCCGCGAACGGTTCGTCGAGTTCGAGATATCCGCACTTTCTCAGTGCGCGTGTGAAGAAGCGCGAATAAAGCAGGTGCAGGACCGCATGCTCGATGCCGCCGATATACTGATCGACCGGGAGCCAGTATTCCGCCGCTTCCTTGGAGAAAGCATTCTCCGCCTTGGCATCTGCGAAGCGCGCGAAATACCAGGAGGATTCGAAGAACGTGTCGAAGGTATCGGTCTCGCGCTCGGCCTTGCCGCCGCATTTCGGACAGGAGACATGCTTCCAGGTCGGATGTCTGTCGAGAGGATTGCCGGCTCCCTCGAAATCGACGTCTTCCGGCAGCTCGACCGGCAGGTCGGCTTCCGGAACCGGAACTTCTCCGCAATCCGGGCAATGGATGAACGGTACCGGGCAGCCCCAGTACCGCTGGCGCGAGACGCCCCAGTCGCGCAGCCGGTAGGTCGTGGTCTTCTCGCCCTGACCGTTCTTCTGCAGGCGCTCGGCGACCGCACTTTTCGCCTCGTCGACAGCAAGCCCGTCCAGAAAGTTCGAATTGTAGATTTTGCCAGGCCCCACATAGGCCTCCGTCCCGACCTCGAAGCTCTCCGGATCGGCATCCGGCGGCAGAACCACCGGGGTGACCGTGAGATCGTATTTGCGGGCGAAATCGAGATCGCGCTGATCGTGCGCCGGGCAGCCGAAGATGGCGCCGGTGCCGTAATCCATCAGCACGAAATTCGCCACATAGACCGGCAGCTCCCAGGTGTCGTCGAACGGGTGCACGGCTTTCAATCCGGTATCGAAACCCTTCTTCTCGGCCGTCTCGATCTCGGTCTCACTGGTTCCCATCCGGTTGCACTCGGCGATGAACTCGGCCAGTGCCGGATTGTTCTCGGCAACCTTGGCGGCCAGTGGATGGTTCGCGGCGATGGCGCAGAACGAGGCGCCGAAGAGCGTGTCCGGACGGGTGGTGAAGACCTCGAGCTTCTCGCTGTCATCTTTGATGTCGAAGAAAACGCGCGCGCCGTCCGATTTGCCGATCCAGTTGTGCTGCATCAGCGTGACCCGGTCAGGCCAGCGATCGAGCCCTTCGAGCGCATTCAGAAGATCGTCGGCATATTCGGTGATCTTCAGGAACCATTGCGACAACAGCCGCTTTTCGACCGGCGCGCCGGAGCGCCAGCCCATGCCGTCGATCACCTGCTCGTTGGCGAGCACCGTGTTCTCGACGGGATCCCAGTTGACCCAGCTCTCCTTCTTGTAGGCGAGGCCCGCCTTGTAGAAGTCGAGGAACATCTTCTGCTCGTGCTTATAATAAGAAGGATCGCAAGTCGCGACCTCACGCCGCCAGTCATAGGACAGCCCCATGCTCTTGAGCTGGTCGCGCATGGAGGCGATGTTCTCATGCGTCCATTTGGCCGGATGCACGCCGCGTTCGAACGCGGCATTCTCCGCCGGCAGTCCGAATGCGTCCCAGCCCATCGGATGCAGAACGTTGAAGCCTTTCGCTTTCTTGTAGCGCGCCACGAGGTCGCCGAGGGTGTAGTTGCGCACGTGACCCATATGGATGCGCCCCGACGGATAGGGGAACATCTCAAGCACGTAATATTTCGGCTTGTCCGGGTCTTCGCTTACTTCGAAGCAGTGCTCTTCATCCCAGATGCGCTGCCACTTCGCCTCGGTTTCGCGGAAATTGTAACGGGACATCTCTCGGCCTTGATCATTGGCGCCGGTGCGCCTGCTCGTTCTTGTAGCCCGGTTCCCCGCCGGAACCGGGCAATCTCAGTTGTCACACGGCGGCACTCAGTTTCCGGTGCTGCCGATCCGGAGCTGGCGTGCGCGTGTAAGAATAGCGTCTTCGAGGTCCCGGTGGAGCTTCTCCTGCGTTCCCATATCCTGCCATTGCCCCTCGGCGCCAAGACGCTGCTTGAACACCTTTGCGCGCACACCGTCGGACCGGAGTGCGCGATCGAGAATGAAGATGTTGATCTTGAAGCGCTCGCTCGGGGTATCCGGCGGGGAGTACCAGTCTGTGATGATTACCCCGCCGAACGGGTCCGCGGAGGCAAGCGGCATAAAGGAGATCGTGTCGAGCGAGGCGCGCCAGAGAAAGCTGTTGACCGCGATACCCGAGCCGAGCGCGGCCTGCTGCTGATCGTCATTGTCCTCGCCGAACAGGACGAACCCGTCATCGCCGAAGATCTTCTCGTCTTTCTCGTAAGTCGGTCTGCCGCCCGGACCGGACTGCGGATACTCATATTCGATATCCGCGCCCTCGCAAGCGGCGAGCGCAAACACACCGAGCAGAGCTACGAGCCGTAGCCGTCTGCCCATCACGGAAAATGCCGGAACCCTCAAATCAGCCAAGATTTGTACTCGCCTTTATCATACGGTCGAGACGCCTTTTACCGTTTCTGCTGCCTGTGAACAACTTGCCATATGGTGCATCCGCCCCTGACCGCAAGAAACCGGATAAATCCGTTGTCTGGCACGGGTTTGTGGCATTTTCGCCACATTGAGACAGATTTGCATAAATGCCCGGCGTGTCTTTCTTGACGGTCATTGGGCGACAGAATAGTGATGCTGTGACGTCAGGTTAGGGGGTTAAGCAGATTATCTGCATTCATCTGACCGCGTTACTTCAACCGATGACTCTCGGGAGTAGGGGAAAATGAAAAAGGTTCTTCTCGGAACGACCGCGATTGTTGCCGCTGGCATGATCGCTTCGCCGTCCGCGGACGCTGCTGAAAAGCTCAAAGTGTCCATCGGCGGTTACATGGAACAGTGGTTCGGTTACGTCTCTCAGGACGAGCAGGACAGCAACACCGCTGACTACAGCGGCTTCGACGTCAAGTCCGACGCCGAACTGCACGCCAAAGGCATGACCACCCTGGACAACGGCATCTCTGTCGGCATCAACGTCCAGCTGGAAGCCAACAGCAACACCAGCGACCAGATCGACGAATCGTACATGATCATCAAAGGCAACTTTGGTGAAATCAACATCGGTTCCGAGAACTCCTCGCTGTACAAGATGAACTATGCTCCGGCTGAGTATGGTATCGGCATCAACTCCGGCGACCAGTCTTCCTGGGTCACCAAGCCGTCCAACATCTCCGGCTCGTTCTTCCGCAGCCCGTTCGGCTCCACCAACGTCGAGCCGGCCCGGACCAACGACTCCGAAAAGCTGACCTACTACACGCCGCGTATCGAAGGCTTCCAGCTTGGTGTGTCCTACATCCCGACCACCAGCCAGGACAGCAACGCGCAGCCGGATCGTAACTCCGACATCACCGACGGTTACACCATCGGCGCCAACTTCAAGCGCGACTTCGGTGGCTTCGACCTCGGCATCTCCGGCGGTTACGGCACCTTCACCGATGGCCCGTCCGGTCAGGACGATCCGTCGGCTTGGTCCGCTGGCCTGACCGTTGGCTTCGGTGGCTTCTCCCTCGGCGCTTCCTACGCCGGTTCTGAAGGCACCACCGACGCCGACGAAAACGAAGGCTTCAACATCGGTGCTGCTTACGCGAGCGGCCCGTGGGGCGTCAGCCTCGGCTACTTCCATGGCGAGCGTGACGGTTCCACCACTGCTGGTGTGACCTCCGGCCAGGCCGACCACGACACCTTCGCTCTGTCCGGCAAGTACGCGCTGGGCCCGGGCGTCACCGCCGCCGGTACCCTCGGTTACACCGAGTACGAAACCGACGACACCGGTGTTGCCGACAACTCCACCGACGGCACCTACTTCGTCGTTGGTCTGAAGCTGTCCTTCTAATCCGGCTTCGGATAGAGACTTTCGGAAAGGGGCCGCCTCGCGCGGCCCCTTTTCATTTGGCGCGAAGAAACGAATTACCGCGCGCCCCTATGGAACTCACCGCACCCCTGATATACACATCCCGTCGGGACCGAATTCAGGGGACACAGCCGTGCAGTTCGAGAATTTCTTCAAGAAAATCACGCGCGACCAGTTCTTGAGTGATTACTGGGACAAGGCCTTTTATTTCGAGGAAGGTGCCTTCGATCCGGTCGATGCGCTCTTCAGTTGGGATCAGATGAACGATCTGATCAACCGGTCGAAGCTCTGGAATGCGAATTTCATGGAAATGGCGGTCGACGGCAATGTCTTGCCGTCCGAGCAATATTGCCGTCCCGGCCGCGACCGGCGCGGGGCGAACCTGCCGGTTCCGGATCCCGAGCGCGTCCGTTTCCTGATGTCGAAGGGCGCGAGCCTCGTGCTCGATTTCATCGAAGGCATCCATCCCTCGGTGCAGGATGCGACCCGGTTCATCGAGCGCCTGACGGGTACCCACGCTTCCTGCAATGCCTATTGTTCCTGGAAGAGCGTCCAGGCCTATCATTCGCATTTCGACACCATGTGCGTTTTCGCCATTCAGATCGAGGGCGAGAAGACTTGGAATATCTACCAGGGGCGCGTGAACGAGGCGATCGACGTCCCGCGCGTGCGGCCGGGCGATTTCTCGCGCGAACAGCATGACCAGCAAAAAGGTCCGATCCTGAAGCAGATCGTGATGCGGCCGGGCGACGTCCTCTATCTCCCGCGCGGCCAGTATCATGACGCGATGACGACGGACACCGCCTCGCTGCATCTCTCCTTCGGGGCGACCTATGTGGACGGTCATGCCTCGCTGAACATGCTGATGCCGTTCCTGCACCAGGACGAATTCTGCCGGAAACGAATCCCACATTTTGACGATGGTCAGGAGCTGGAGACTTATATCACGGAGCTCGGCCAAAATGTTGCGGAACATATGGCTCGTCCTGAGTTCCATCAGCAGATCCGCGGCTATCTGATGTCCCAGGTTGCGGACAAGGTGGTGCGGCACACTCTGCCGGACCGCACGCCGGACATCTATTTCATGGTCACGCGCCGACCGGTGAAGCTTACCCGCCGGGGACCGGCTGCGAGCCTCAGCGGCGAGGGCTTCAGCCTCGATATCGCAAAGGAAGATTATCCCGTCGTCGAGCACATTGTCGGCAGCGAGGAGATCTGGCTCTCGGATCTGCGCGCCGCATTTCCGGACAGAGTCCCTCAATTCGAGGCGTTGCTCGGCGCCCTGGTTCAGAACGGCGTGATCTGGCGCTTGCGCGGATGAGCGGGCCCGGTACCACGACATGAGCGGTATTCTCTGGCTCGCCTCCTTCCCGAAGTCGGGGAATACCTGGCTTCGCATCTTCATCGAGAACCTGTTCCGCAACAGTGTGGAGCCGGTCTCGATCAACGATCTCGGAGTCGTCCGCTACGGCGATATGATGGGCCCGCTCTACGAGCAGCTTGCCGGTAAGCCGCTCGACCAGTTGAACGACGCGGAAATTCATGCGCTCCGGGGGCCGTTACAGAAGTCCTGGGCATCGCAGCCGGAAACCGCGATCGCGAAGACTCACAACGCTCTGATGCTGCATGAGGGTGCGCCGCTCATTCACCTGGAACATACTGCGGGCGCAGTCTATGTGGTGCGCAACGTCTATGACGTAACGGTTTCTTATGCCGATCATTACCGGCTCGGCCTCGACGACGCGGTGGAGGCGATGACCTCCGATCTCCAGACCACGAAAACCAGCAAGGCCGCCGTGTTCCAGATTCTTGGAACCTGGACCGACCATTACCGAAGCTGGCATGCCGTGGAGAATTTCGAGCCGCTCACGCTGAAATACGAGAGCATGGCGAGAAGTCCGGTCAAGGCGTTCGGATCCTTCATGCGCTATCTCGGCGTGCCGAAGGATCCGGAGCGACTGAAACGGGCGATCCGCAACAGTAGTTTCTCCGTGGTCGCCGGGCAGGAGAAGAAGACCGGTTTTCGCGAGCGGGTCCATCAGTCGCAGAAATTCTTCCGTACCGGAGGGGTCGGCGGTTATCGCCGGGTCCTGAGCGAGGACCATGTGAAGCGGCTGACCGAGCGCCACTACGACCTCCTGCTGGAACTCGGATATATTTCCAAGTCCGGCACACCTAGGATCTGAGGCCCTGAACCGACGCCATGAGCGATCCCTCGTCCGATTTCGATCCCGTTCGCCGGCTCGCCGCCGCCGGGCGCTGGCGTGAAGCGCGTGAGCGCTATCAGCGGATCCTGAAGAAGGCGGGACGTGACTGGCGGCCTTATTATCTGGCCGGCATGCTCGAGGCGTCCGGCGGCGATTTCGACCGGGCGGAACGTGCGCTGACCAAGGCCAGCGCGCTTGCGCCAGAGGAGCCACAGGTCGCTATCAATTTCGCTCAGGTCCTGATGCATCGCGGAGAGACAGGCCGGGCCCTTGAACTGCTGGATCCCTTCGGGCGCCGGCTGCGCGCGAGTCCGCCGGTTCAAAAGCTCTACGGAACGCTTCTTCTCGAAGCCGGCCGCGAGCCGGAAGCAAAAGAGGCGCTGGAGACCGCCCTTGCCGGGGGAGACGATCCGGCGGTTCTGAACAATCTGGCCTTGATCGCGCGGGCCGGAGGCGATCTGCACCGTGCGGCAACATTGCTGGAGCGGGCGCTTGGAAAGGACGAGGGGTTTGAAGTCCGCAACAACCTCGCGGCCGTCTATGTCGCGCTCGGCAGGTTCGATTCCGCGCGCGCGCTGTTTGACGCGATCCGGGCAATGGCCGGACTCGATCCCAGGGCGCATCGGGCGCTCGCAACCTATCTTCGGGATACCGGGCAGCTGACGGACGCCGTGACGGCGGCGCGACGGGCGGTCGCCGCCGATCCGTCTGCGGCCTCTTCCTATGCGATGCTCGCCGAACTCGAGGATCGGAAATCGTCACTCGACGAGGCGCTTCTGGTGTCCCGACGCGGCCTGAAGCTGTCGCCGTCCGATCAGCATCTGACGGCACTGTCGGGACGTTCGCTGCGTCGCCTGAAACGCGCGGACGAGGCAAGGCAGTTGCTGGAGCCGGCGGCGAAATCTGCAACGCCGGGACCCGATACCCATCGCCTCGGCTTCGAACTGGCACAGAGCCTGGATGCACTCGGCGACTATGACGGCGCCTTTTCGTGGTTCGAGAAGGCGAACCGCGTGCAGCTGGAGCAGGCGAGGGGCGCCCTTGCCGATCCGGCGAAAGCCTTCGCGGAAGTGGCCGCGCTTACGGTCGCATTCGAGAGCGCTCCCACCTGGTCCGGAGCGACGCCGGAAGAGACCGACAGCGAGACGGATCCGGTGTTTCTGGTCGGCTTCCCGCGCTCGGGTACTACCTTGCTCGACCAGGTCCTGGATGCTCATCCCCGGGTCCAGGTGCTGGAGGAGCGGCCGCTGATCACGGGGCTTGCCGCCAATCTCGGTGCGGATGGCGGTCTTTATCCAGGAGCGCTCGAAACGTTGTCCGAGGACCGGCGGAAGGAGCTGCGGGAAGGTTACTTTGCCGCCCGTAACAGGTTCCTCAAACCTGCCGACGGCGCCATTTTCGTCGACAAGATGCCTCTGAACATCGTCCATGCCGGGCTCATCCTGCACATCTTCCCGAAGGCTCGATTCATTCTCGCGTTGCGTCATCCCTGCGACGTGTGCCTGAGTTGCCTGATGCAGAGCTTCGCGCTCAATCACTCGATGGCAGTATTCTGTTCGCTTGAGGATACGGCCCGCTTCTACCGCGGGGTCTTCGCGCTCTGGCAGCTTTATCGGACGCACTTGAACCCGCCGGTGGTCACGGTGAAATATGAGGACATGACGCGGGACCTGCAGGGCGCCGCCGGACCCGTGCTCGAGTTTCTCGGCCTGGACTGGGATGACAGACTGGCCGAGTTCCACATACATGCCCGCTCGCGGGGGCATATCGCGACACCGAGTTATGCCCAGGTGACGCAACCGCTCTACAATCATGCGGTCGCCCGCTGGAAACGTTACGGAACCGTGATGACAGAATTAGCCGCAACCCTGGAGCCTGAAATTGACCGGCTCGGCTATGGAGAGTGACAGGATGGATCAGGCACCCAACGAGGTTGCGGTAGACATTGCGGCGAACCTGCAGACCGTGAGGGATCAGATAGCGGCTGCGGCGAAAACCGCCGGGCGCGCGCCGGACGAAGTCACGCTTGTCGCGGTCGGCAAGGTCCAGCCGGTCGAGCGGGTGGAGGCGGCGCTTGCTGCGGGCCAGCGGATCTTCGGTGAAAACCGGGTACAGGAAGCGCAAGGCAAATGGCCCGCGCTGAAGGAACGATTTCCCGACGTTACGCTTCATCTGATCGGGCCGCTTCAAACCAACAAGGCGGCGGATGCGATAGCGCTGTTCGATGTCATCGAGACCGTGGACCGCCCGAAACTGGCCCGTGTCCTGGCGGCGGAAATGACAAAGCAGGGCCGCGCGCTGGAATGCTTCATTCAGGTCAATACTGGCGAAGAGGAGCAGAAGGCCGGCGTGCTTCCCGCTGAAGCGGATGCGTTCATCGCGACTTGCCGGGATGAGCACGGCCTCAATGTGACCGGGCTGATGTGCATTCCCCCGGCGGACGAGGAGCCGGCGCTGCATTTCGCGCTGCTGCGGGAGATTGCCCGACAGCACGGGCTCGAAAAGCTCAGCATGGGAATGAGCGGCGATTACGAGACTGCCATCGAGTTCGGCGCCACCCATGTCCGGGTCGGCACGGCCATATTCGGGCAGCGTCAGAAACCCGCGGGATAGCTAGCCGGTTGCGAGGTGGGCCGGCACGACGATTGCGCCCGTGCCGCCGCATTGCCTTAGGATATCGAGGAGGTCCGGCAGGGCGAGGGCGATGCAGCCCTCAGTTCCGGAAAAATCGGGACGCGCGACATGCATGAAGATGGCGCTGCCCCGGCCCGGGACCGGCGGATCGTCATTATATCCGAGTTCCACCACCACATCGTAGACCGCATCCTCGCGCATGAGCCGCTCGTGGGAATGCGCGTAAGGCAGGGCGACGAGGCGATTGTAGTTCTCAGGATCTGCCGGATCGTCGCTCCAGCCGTGCGTCTCCCGGATGGCAATCGGGTCCGGACATCCCGCCGGCGGCTGCATGCGGTCTGCGCGAAAGAAGATCCGCTGTAGTGGAAACCGGCCGACCGGTGTGGCGCCGTCGCCTTCCTGCTTTTTCGTGCGGATGCCGCCCTTGCCGGTGGCGCAGCGTAACCGTCTTCCCTCAATCTCAAGTGCATAAGTCCCGCCGTCACAGGCCCTGAGAACGAGGTCCACCGAGTTTCTCCATCATCGGGAAGGGCCGATGCGGCGTTAACCCGTCTGCTGGCCCGGAACCTTCATGGTTTCATATTTGTCGAGGGCCTTCATCATCCAATCGGCCAGGCCGGCACGGTTCGCAGGCGGGGCCGGAGCGACAGAAGCGGTTTCGGTCTGTCCCGCGCCGCGGTTCTTCAGGCCCGGCTGGGTCAGGGAGGGGAGCGAAGGTCCGCGCTTGCGGGTGGCGGCCTTGGCCTGGCTCTCGCGGATCAAAGCGTCGAGGCCGCTGCCGGAAACGCTCTGGAGGGAGGGCCCGGACTCCTGTTTCTGCGTGATCACGCCGCTCGTCCAGTCGACGGCGCCGCCGGCGCGGCCGGGCGTGCCGAGAGCGCTGGCCTGGGCATAGGCGGCAAGGGCCTGCGGGGACGGCAGATTGCCGAGATCGGCTTTGGGCTGCGGTACGGTTTGCGGTTGTGGGGCGATCTCCGCCGGTGCTTCGGCGAGCAATGTTTCCGTCTGCGGAGTTTCGATAGTGGAAGGTGCGGCATCGTCGCCGGTGAGCTGCGCGACCATTGTACTGCCGATATCGGCGCCGGCCTCGGCTTCGACGAAGAGATTGGCCGCGCTTGCGATCAGTCCGGCCGGTCCGCCATAGAGCGTCCCGCCGGCCATGCGTGCCGCGGGTTCGATGGTGTCGCCGGTGATCTCGCGATAGAGCGTGGAGATGAAAGGCAGATGCTGGAGCGGATTGACGATGTCGAGGAAGTCATCGAACCCGAAGCCGTCCGAACCCCAGCCGTCGTCACCGCTCGCGCCGGCGGCGGTCTCGACGTAATCGCTCCGGACATCCTCCTTCACGTCGCGTTCCCCGGACGGGAAGGACTGGGACCACCAGGCAGGTTGTGCCGCAGCTTGAGTGACTTCCATTGCAAGGCTCCTTTTGCCTCGCAGGGAATGCAAGCCTCGTACCAGCTAGCGGAGACTTTTCCGAAGTCTGCGTAGGGTCGGCGGAATCGCTCAGAAAAGATGTCCCGTGCGGGACGCCTTGGTGCGGAGATAGCCTTCGTTGTGACTGTTCGACGGGAAGATATGAGCCACCCGTTCGACGACATCGACACCGCTGTTCCGGAGCTGGGAAATCTTTTCCGGATTGTTGGTCATCAGGCGGACCGATCGCACGCCAAGCTGGCGCAGCATTTCGGCGGCGGTGAGATAGACGCGCTCGTCGGCTTCGAAGCCAAGCTGTTCGTTCGCGTCAACCGTATCGCTGCCGAGGTCCTGTAGCTGGTATGCGCGCAGTTTGTTTATGAGCCCGATATCCCGGCCCTCCTGAGCGAGGTAGAGCAGGATGCCGGAGCCTTGGCTGCCGATTTCCTTAAGTGCTCCACGTAGCTGATCGCCGCAATCGCAACGCAGGCTGCCGAGCAAATCGCCTGTCAGGCATTCGGAATGCAGGCGTACAAGTACGGGGGCTTCCAGGTCCGGGTCGCCGACAATGATCGCAAGATGCTCCTCGCCGCCATCGGCGGGACGGAAGGCGACGATACGGGAATTTTCCGCGTCGGCGAGCGGGACCCGGGCGGTGGCGACCCGACTGAGGCGCCGGGCACTGGCTTCCACGTAGCCCTCGACATCTGATGCGCTCAGAGACAGCAGGCCGCTCGCATGTGCCCAGCGCGCCGCCTCGGCGGCTTTCACGTCGCTCACCCGGGCAACGACGACGGACGGCAGGAGCCGAGCCCATTTCGAGAGCTGCACGGAGGCGGGTCCGAGCCGGCCGGCGCGGACCGGCACGATGGTCAGGCTCTGGCGCAGGGTTCCGAGTTTCTCCGGCTCGAAAAGCGGGTCGGCGATCTGCCGCACCAGGGCCGCGTCCACGCCATGCGGCAGGGCCATGCTGGAATAGGGGGGAATGGTCTCGTTGCCGGTGATGTCGCGCGCCCGATTTTTCGGCACGATCACCGATGGCAGGCTGCCGGCAAGCCGCACCATGGCGGCGAGCGCCACCTCGTTCGCCATCTCGGCGGCGAGTACGAGCAATACGCTCTCGTCGGCGGAACCGTGGAGCAGCACCAGACCGCCCCGGCGGAGTTCCGAGATCGCGCGGTCGACGGAGGTCTGGGTCGAGGCGGCGGCTTTGCCGCCGGCCAAAGGCTGTGTGTCTTCCATGGCCGCATCATCTTCCGCGCGCGGCCAAGGTCAAGTTCCTTGAACCATCGCGGCGCGTAACGCACTGTTTCCGAAAAGCGAGGGGAAAGGTGGGACGG includes these proteins:
- the ribA gene encoding GTP cyclohydrolase II, which gives rise to MEDTQPLAGGKAAASTQTSVDRAISELRRGGLVLLHGSADESVLLVLAAEMANEVALAAMVRLAGSLPSVIVPKNRARDITGNETIPPYSSMALPHGVDAALVRQIADPLFEPEKLGTLRQSLTIVPVRAGRLGPASVQLSKWARLLPSVVVARVSDVKAAEAARWAHASGLLSLSASDVEGYVEASARRLSRVATARVPLADAENSRIVAFRPADGGEEHLAIIVGDPDLEAPVLVRLHSECLTGDLLGSLRCDCGDQLRGALKEIGSQGSGILLYLAQEGRDIGLINKLRAYQLQDLGSDTVDANEQLGFEADERVYLTAAEMLRQLGVRSVRLMTNNPEKISQLRNSGVDVVERVAHIFPSNSHNEGYLRTKASRTGHLF
- a CDS encoding YggS family pyridoxal phosphate-dependent enzyme; translated protein: MDQAPNEVAVDIAANLQTVRDQIAAAAKTAGRAPDEVTLVAVGKVQPVERVEAALAAGQRIFGENRVQEAQGKWPALKERFPDVTLHLIGPLQTNKAADAIALFDVIETVDRPKLARVLAAEMTKQGRALECFIQVNTGEEEQKAGVLPAEADAFIATCRDEHGLNVTGLMCIPPADEEPALHFALLREIARQHGLEKLSMGMSGDYETAIEFGATHVRVGTAIFGQRQKPAG
- a CDS encoding L,D-transpeptidase family protein; its protein translation is MDLVLRACDGGTYALEIEGRRLRCATGKGGIRTKKQEGDGATPVGRFPLQRIFFRADRMQPPAGCPDPIAIRETHGWSDDPADPENYNRLVALPYAHSHERLMREDAVYDVVVELGYNDDPPVPGRGSAIFMHVARPDFSGTEGCIALALPDLLDILRQCGGTGAIVVPAHLATG
- a CDS encoding tetratricopeptide repeat-containing sulfotransferase family protein; the encoded protein is MSDPSSDFDPVRRLAAAGRWREARERYQRILKKAGRDWRPYYLAGMLEASGGDFDRAERALTKASALAPEEPQVAINFAQVLMHRGETGRALELLDPFGRRLRASPPVQKLYGTLLLEAGREPEAKEALETALAGGDDPAVLNNLALIARAGGDLHRAATLLERALGKDEGFEVRNNLAAVYVALGRFDSARALFDAIRAMAGLDPRAHRALATYLRDTGQLTDAVTAARRAVAADPSAASSYAMLAELEDRKSSLDEALLVSRRGLKLSPSDQHLTALSGRSLRRLKRADEARQLLEPAAKSATPGPDTHRLGFELAQSLDALGDYDGAFSWFEKANRVQLEQARGALADPAKAFAEVAALTVAFESAPTWSGATPEETDSETDPVFLVGFPRSGTTLLDQVLDAHPRVQVLEERPLITGLAANLGADGGLYPGALETLSEDRRKELREGYFAARNRFLKPADGAIFVDKMPLNIVHAGLILHIFPKARFILALRHPCDVCLSCLMQSFALNHSMAVFCSLEDTARFYRGVFALWQLYRTHLNPPVVTVKYEDMTRDLQGAAGPVLEFLGLDWDDRLAEFHIHARSRGHIATPSYAQVTQPLYNHAVARWKRYGTVMTELAATLEPEIDRLGYGE